ATCGACGTGATCGACAACCACGGCCAGTTCACACACCTGGAGCAGCGCGCGCTCCGGGACATGGGCGTGGACGTGGAGATCGTGGACAACGAGACGCCGCCAGAGGGGATCGACGCCGACGGCCTCGTCCTCTCGGGCGGCCCCTCGATCGACCGTATCGGCAACTGCCCCGACTACCTCGACCTCGATATCCCGGTGTTGGGCATCTGCCTGGGCCACCAGGTCATCGCGACGGAGCTCGGCGGCGAGGTCGGCGAGGGCGACTACGGTGGTTACGCCGACGTGACCGTCGACGTGCTCGACGACGCCGACCCCCTGATCGGGTCGCTCGCACCGAGCACGCGCGTCTGGGCCAGCCACGCCGACGAGGTCGTCCGCGTCCCCGACGGCTTCGCCCGCACCGCCGAGAGCGACGTCTGCGGCGTCGAGGCGATGAGCGACACCGACCGCGATCTGTACGGCGTCCAGTGGCACCCCGAGGTCGCCCACACCGAACGCGGCGAAGAGGTCTTCGAGAACTTCCTCGCGATCTGCGAGTGACCCCGCGGGCGAGCCTGCCGGGAGCCGCCGGTCGCGGGACGCCGGCGTGCCATGTCGTCGCACGGACGTGTGTTTCTGTCGAGAATATCGGCCCGCAAGCGCCTGATCGGGGCGCTGACGGGCGTCTGACGGAACTCCCACGTTTGAAGTGATCGTACGGTCATTGATGGATCAGGTTAGCCATGACGACAACTCAGGGCAATCTCGCGAGCCTGTCGCGGTTCGTCTTCCGCGCGCCCAGCTGGTACTCCAGCATCGGCTTCGCCCTGCTCATCGCGGCGGTGGCCGGCGTCGCGGCGTTCGACTCCCGGTTCGTCTTCGAGGACGCCTGGGAGGGGCTGTTCTACATCGGCGTCCCGACCGTCGCGGCGAGCGTGTTCACGCCGTACGTCGACCGCAAACTCGGCGGCCAGCTCTCGCGCAACCAGGCGTCGCTACTGGCGCTTGCCTGCGAGCTCATCACGATCGCCGTGTTGACCGCCGCGGCGTTCGTCGCGTTCGTGACGCCGCTGGGCCAGGAGTTCGTCGTCGACGCCCTGCTGGTCGCGCTGGCGTCGATCTTCGCCCTGCGGCTGTTCGTCATCATGGCCGTCTCGCGCCAGCGACTCCCCGTCGCGTCCGCCGCCGCCAGCATCCAGACCGTCTCCGCAGCGCTGTTGCTGTTCGTCTACAGCGGCACGATGCGGTACATGGAGTTCGGCGGCGGGCCGATCGCCCGCGCGTTCCTCTTTCGCCCCGACGAGGCGCCCGCGCGCATCGCCGAGATGCAGTACGTCGACCCCGGCAAGTTCGGCCTGCTCGCGCTCATCTGCGTCGTCTACGCCGCCTGCGTCTGGCTCTTCCTCACCGTCATCGACCAGCCCTGGAAGCGCAGTCTCGGCGTCAGCGTCCTCGACTTCGTTCGCGGGTTCATCGGTCACGTCGCCGAGGGGAGCCGCGAACTGGAGGCGTTCTTCGAGGACATCGGCGAGGACGCCATCGTGCCCGTCTCCGTGCTCTCGGTCCGCCGGTCGGGGGGCGGCGAGAAGGCGCGGTTCGTCCTCCCGATGCTCCACCCCGGCCCGATGGGCGACATCGGCGGCGGCAACCTCCCCCGGCGGATCGCCGAGCAGGCCGACGGGCTGGCGTTCCCGCCCCACGCGACCGCCGGCCACGACTTCAACCTCGTCACCGAGCGCGAGGTCGAGACCGTCATCGGCACGGCCGAGACCGCCTACCGGCGCATCGAGTACGACGCGACGGCGACTGAGTCCGTGCGAGTCGAACAGGGCGAGGCCACCCTGACCGGCCAGGCCTTCGGCGACAGCGCCTTCCTCGCGTCGACGTTCGCGCCGGGGTTCGCCGACGACGTGGAGTACGCCGTCGGCCTCTCGGCGGTCGCCGAGGCCCGCACCGGCGACCTGTCGGAGGTGATGCTCGCCGACGCTCACAACTGTAACAACGGCCTGGCCGGCGAGGACCTCGGCCACGTGGTCCCCGGCAGCCAGCGCTCGTTCGACATGATCGACGGCGCCGGCGAGGTCGGCTCCCGGCTCGCCGCCGCGACGCGCAAGCCATTCGAGTGCGGCGTCGCCTGGGACGAGACCGACTGGGAGCCCGAGGAGGGGATCGGCCCGCTGGGCATCCGCGTCGCCGTCTTCTCGGTCGACGGCCAGCAGACCGCCTACGTCTTCGTCGACGGCAACAACATGGTCCCCGGCCTGCGCGATCGGATCGTCGACGCCGTCGACGCCGTCGACCGCGTCGAAGTGCTCACCACCGACACCCACGTCGTCAACACGATGGAGGCCGAAAATCAGGTCGGCGACGTCCTCCCCGAGGCGGAGGTCGTCTCGGCCATCGAGGACCTGGTCGACGAAGCGAAGGCCGACCTCGAACCCGTCGAGGCTGGTATGGAGACCGAGAGCGCCGAGGTGACCGTCTTCGGGAACGACCGCACGGAGATGCTCGCCTCGACGGCCAACGCCGCCGTCTCGATGGGCGCGCCGCTGGCCGGCGCCATCATCACCGCCGCGCTGTCGATGTCGGCGTTCATCTTCCTCGTCGCGCGGCTCTGAGCGGACGCAGCAAGCCCTCGCGATGGTGTCCGCTCCGCCGTCAGCGCTCGCGACTCCGCAGGCGAGACCGAAACGACGAACACGGAGTCGGCCGTAGTCGCCGGCGTGAGCCGTTCGCTGACAGACGTCGCTCCCGCCGCCCTCGTCCCGGCCGCCTGGGTCCTGACGCTGGGCGCCCACGTCTCGCCGCTCGTGTCGCGTCACGTGCTGTTGATCGGCCTCTCGGTGATGACGGTCATCCTCGGGGCCTTCGCCGTCGTCGCCCGGGAGAAGATGACCGGTCCGGTCCTCGCGGTCTGGCAGGGGGTGATCGTCGTCGGATTCGTGATCACCCTCGTCGGCGCCGTCGACCTGGCGCTCACGCCCGACGCCGACCCCGCCCTCGCGGTGACGCTGTACGGCTGGATGGCCGTCCCGGCGCTGGCCTACGTCGCGACCGCCGCCGAGATGGAGCCGCCGTTCAACCGGATCTACCTCGGCGGTGCTATCCTCGCACTGGCCGGCGCGGCCACCTACGGGCTGGCCGGCTCCGGCGTGGACGCCGCCGTCGGCATCGCCGCCGTCGGCCTCGGCCAGACCGCCGGTATCGTCACCGCCGTCTACCAGAACCCCGGCACCGGCGGTTGAGCGCGAGTGGCGGTGCGAGCTTCCGGCGTCCGAACGCTTTTGCGACTCACTCGCGCCACACGAGTATGCG
This DNA window, taken from Halosimplex litoreum, encodes the following:
- a CDS encoding GMP synthase subunit A, which gives rise to MTRIDVIDNHGQFTHLEQRALRDMGVDVEIVDNETPPEGIDADGLVLSGGPSIDRIGNCPDYLDLDIPVLGICLGHQVIATELGGEVGEGDYGGYADVTVDVLDDADPLIGSLAPSTRVWASHADEVVRVPDGFARTAESDVCGVEAMSDTDRDLYGVQWHPEVAHTERGEEVFENFLAICE
- a CDS encoding DUF2070 family protein, with the protein product MTTTQGNLASLSRFVFRAPSWYSSIGFALLIAAVAGVAAFDSRFVFEDAWEGLFYIGVPTVAASVFTPYVDRKLGGQLSRNQASLLALACELITIAVLTAAAFVAFVTPLGQEFVVDALLVALASIFALRLFVIMAVSRQRLPVASAAASIQTVSAALLLFVYSGTMRYMEFGGGPIARAFLFRPDEAPARIAEMQYVDPGKFGLLALICVVYAACVWLFLTVIDQPWKRSLGVSVLDFVRGFIGHVAEGSRELEAFFEDIGEDAIVPVSVLSVRRSGGGEKARFVLPMLHPGPMGDIGGGNLPRRIAEQADGLAFPPHATAGHDFNLVTEREVETVIGTAETAYRRIEYDATATESVRVEQGEATLTGQAFGDSAFLASTFAPGFADDVEYAVGLSAVAEARTGDLSEVMLADAHNCNNGLAGEDLGHVVPGSQRSFDMIDGAGEVGSRLAAATRKPFECGVAWDETDWEPEEGIGPLGIRVAVFSVDGQQTAYVFVDGNNMVPGLRDRIVDAVDAVDRVEVLTTDTHVVNTMEAENQVGDVLPEAEVVSAIEDLVDEAKADLEPVEAGMETESAEVTVFGNDRTEMLASTANAAVSMGAPLAGAIITAALSMSAFIFLVARL